The nucleotide sequence CATCATTGTTTGATTATCTATCTATTATTCAGACACAATATTTGTGTCCATCACTGTCTTCCCTGACCAAAGGAATTAGCTGTTGAGGCAgaagagagagatacagaggaagaagTTGAGGATAAGGAAAGATTGAATATAGGAGCAAAATAGAGAGCTTGCCTAGGCCTGGATTTACTAACACAGCCGGGCTCTCTGAATCCCAcggtacaggggggcggggggggggggcaaaatgggggggtggtgcgatcgctgccggcataaaaggtgtagttattcggcgcgaaataggcagcgatacgGAAGCTTACCGTTTCACCGTCAGAACCTTCTTTGCGGCGTCCGCCCTGGTGCCGCTCTGACTTCTCCTCTTCCCGTCTTGACGCCGACCACATTTAGTGATTGCACGCAAAAATTCCCTTTTCGCGGgcaatagctaaaaaggggcggagtcgtgGCGGCgtctgccctggaagaggagaAGTCAGGGCGGACGCTGCGAAGACAGCGAGGACGGCGAAACGGTAAGCTTCCgtatcgctgcctattttgcaGCGATACggcgaataactacaccttttatggtgtagttattcggcatgacgccggcagcgatcgttcTGCGGAGGTGTGATCGCTACCGGCTATCATAGGACCGCCCCCCTGTACCGCGGGATTCAGAGAACCCGGCGGTGTTATATCCAGGCCTTAGTGTGCTATTACTCACCTGAGCAGTCTGGAAGGTGTGTGGTTTGTAAGTGTGATCACATAGTAGCCAAGGAGACTTTTAGTTGTGAAGAGTATTTGTGTTGTTGACATGCTGTGAAATGTATTTGTTGTCCTTTTTTCAATAACTCATCTTTCATTGCATTATGGAGCATATAGGACACACTTTCCCTTGAACCTGCTTTTTCATTTCTAGTTTGACTTGATTTAAACCTACATGTACTGCCAAGCCTAGAACTGGGGAAATGGAGTAGTGTTTCCTTGGAATAATAGGGGTATGATTGTCTAATCATTGGAACAGGACATGTTAAATACGAAGATGGCAGAGACGGGGGTTTACATGTCATGTAAAGACTGCACCATAACATGCTTTGTATTTTCCAAAGCCACTGATGGtaaggtttactatattttaatatatatttttagagtATGTAGGTGCTGTACTTTTGCTCATTGAATCTTTCGATTATGTGAGGCTAATAATGTATTCTGTTGCTCAGAACTGAGCAGACCCAAAATACCTCATTATATACTCATTATCATCCACATCAAAACTATTTCGCTTCCTGCTGCAGCGTTTGCTCAAGATTTAAAtagcttctttattttttttttaatcacctgGCCTTTGTATGTAGTTAATCGTCTTGGCCTTGGCCTCCCTTTTGACCTCAACTTGGATGAAGCAAGCCTTTAATTTTAGAACATGTAATCCTCTTCGGGAGAAGATTAATTACAGAAAAaggcattgtaaaaaaaaatagtttggcTGTGGCACATTAACTGTTTCTGCCCTCAGAAATGAATTTTcataaaaaacaagaaaactatTGTCAttaattttcataataaaaattgACAAACTGCGCCTTCTAGCCTTGGAGAGGATTACTTCTCAATTTTTAGATTTCAATAAAACTATTCAGTTGAAAACTAACTACCTGAACAACATGTGACAAGCACACCATATGCTTACGAACTTTACATCAAACAGGGGGACCATCAAATTAATTCCCACTCCTTTCTTCTGGCTGAAAATCACTTTCCTTTACCTTTTGGCAGTAATATGATAAAATAGGTCATAATTAAGTGGTTTTTATAGATATCGTAAAGAACTGTCCTTAATTTTAAAGACCTGGTTGTGATATTTAGGACTATCATGATAAactaaataatatatataataatcttTGCAGTGCAGCAATCCCCCAGAGAACTAAAATCTGCTCTCTTTTCTTCTACATAACATTACCAGCTCCTTAAATTTCATTCATATATTTTCAACCACATATCATGAAGGCaacagaaaaggaggaagagtgTTTCACTTCACTCTCAGACATTTGCCAGTAGGGTTTGCTTCTTTTAGCTTTTGTTACAATCAAACACATTagagtcactttttttttatgatcTGGTATAAACCCACATTTCATCTGTTAACTACTGGTGTTCAAATGAGAACTAGAGAGGGATTGTTCGTCCTTTCTGTCTGGGAGGAGTGATGCTGCAggaggcagaaagaaaaaaaaaaaccagttctcAAATGCAACACAGTCAAAAGACGTCCATGCACAAATATCCCAGGTGCTCCTAGGCTGCTGGAGAGTGTGCCAGTGCCAGGCTGTTTTATGGGCTCCCAGTGGGGCTTTGTTTTTGCTAAGGTATCttttgtggaggaggtggggtttgtttgtttttttttttcagtctttacTAAGACTCCCCCACCTGAGAGCAATCGAACTGAAGAACTGAACTAAGAAAAAGCAAATCAAACCTCTGGCAGTTCTTCTTATCAGGAGCACGTCCCTGACTTGACAGTTGTAATACTGCTGCATGGTTTCTCACGTCCAGAGAGTGCAAAGGTGCTGTGCTGTGCCATCTTGTGGACTGAATTTGTGTGAAGCAACCTGATTTTGGAACAGCAGTCAAAGGCAGGCAAGATTTTTCTGCCAAAATtgggcttttttttattttcttccagtAACCCTGAAGAAAGAGAGTACGTCCCAGGAACAAGGTAAgaagaaatctctctctctctctcttgtggggTGACACAGCATTTCAAACTGGAACAAAGGACAAAGCtggttaaaatataaaaaaaaaaaaaaaagagagagagagaaacatcttaaagatttttctctttttttggcagttctgataccttttattggagcAACAGGAGAAATATCAACCTGTAAGGAATCCAGCTCCCATTGATACAAATACAATTATACTTATTTAATAAGTGtaacttccctttccttttaaTATGGGTTTATTCAATGCTAAAAGCTTAAGGtaccttctttttcagtttttattttattttgcctggaatGTCAATGCTAGAACAAAAGAGAAATCAATGGAAAATTATCTTAAACactgatttttcttctgtttgttatactaaagtcattttttttacagactttgttctaacattgaattTTCCAGGCAACAGAAAATGAAGGTCTTTATAAATGTTGAACCAACTGACCAGCTTCACTAGCTTCTCAGAAGCAATGGTGTGACAGGACAGCAGCATTTATACAGCCCTGGGTTCATTTTATGCTTATTCTGAATCATTGGAAAAAGATTCTGTCTCCTATGAGAATTTGTTTCTCCAAGAGTGAAGGGTCTAATCTGATAactacaaaattatttttcaacattttataACCAATTCTTCATCTTCTATGTCACAGAAGAGGGGGTTTGTTACATTTCCAGccataacaattttttttttcgcaGAATGCAGTATGGTCAAAGGGATTAAAGATTCTTGCCACTTATCCAGTAAGGCAGGCAGAAGTGTAAATTCTGCTGAGATTAAAATGGGCAGCAGTTTccatagaaaaacatttttcaaaaggatGAATCTATGAAGTAGCTGAAAGTTGTTGAGTGAGCTCTGAGTTTGTAATGAATTATATATGCATtggtttaaaaggaaaaaaacgaCCTCTAGCTGGTAGTGTGGACTGTAAGATCTGAGCTTTAGAAGTgtgccttttatttattattgttttaatatctGTGTGCTATAATGCTATTGAAGAAGGGGCACAGGTGCTTTTAAGACTTTGCAAACTGCCTGGATATAAGGGTATATTTGTTTGCTCAGGATCAATTTTCAGCCCATGTACGTTCCTGAATTTATTATTGAATGGTTCGTTAAGCTATTCTTACCTTGCTATATATTAAATATGTtcattttatagcatttaaatgCAGTGGGATTCAATTCTAGTTAGTTTGACATTCAGAACATAAaaagtgtcatgctgggtcagaccaaggtccattgagcctagcatcctgtctaaAACTGTGGCCATTCTGGGtcgcaagtacccagcagatctcaaaaagttgatctgtttcttgggGTAATTGAGAACATGCAGAAGGTAGTATTTTACTGAACTCGGATAGcagattgttttattttgttcctaGATTTTCTGTTGACTTTTAGTAGAGTTTGAGATTCACAAATTGTGCATGTGCATTTGTTATGCTGATCCTAGAAGTTTCTCTAGCACAATTTAGAGTCTGAAGTGCCCTCCTATATAAACGGAAGACAATGCAACATTACAATAGCCAAGCCAGACCAATAGCACAGGTTTAGAAATGGTATGTTATCTAAGTTGGAACAGGTCAGTGCCTTTATTAAAAAGACTTGTTTATAAGAGCACTATTCCccataaaatatagaaaactaATTATTCCATTTCAGGATTCATTTTGTAGCTATACAGTTAGCTTTCAGTTGATTTACAATGTTCTGTTTACTCATTGCACTCATTATCAGAGATCTAAGAAAAAGATGTACCTCGGGACACAAAGAGGATAACGTTCTGACATAACAGTGATTATTAATAAAGAATCTATAATAGTATCATGCCAATGCTACATTTTGCTAGAGGTTGTACCTTATTCTTGACACTTTCTACTGTATCACTTTTCCCCCAGGAAGAATAATTCTTTTTGCATAAAAGTACAGGACTACACAGAGAAAAATGTCTTACTGATAAAGTCCATTTTCTGAGACAGTTCCAAACCAGTGAAGATGGGCAACGAAACTGCCATGGAATTCAACAACCAGACACTGCTGCAGGACAAAAAAAGTCTGGAGTACCAAGTGGTCTCTATTGTCTTGGTCATCCTGATCTGTGGACTGGGCATTGTGGGCAACATTATGGTAGTTTTGGTTGTTCTCAGGACAAAACATATGAGAACACCAACCAACTGCTACCTGGTGAGCCTTGCCATAGCTGATTTAATGGTTTTGGTGGCTGCAGGTCTACCTAACATCACGGACAGTGTGTATGGCTCATGGGTATATGGTTACATTGGATGCCTCTGCATTACTTATCTTCAGTACTTAGGCATCAATGCTTCTTCTTGCTCAATCACTGCATTCACCATCGAGAGATATTTAGCAATTTGTCATCCAATCAAAGCCCAATTTCTATGTACCATTTCCAGAGCCAAGAAAATCATTATTTTTGTTTGGGCTTTCACATCTATTTACTGTCTGATGTGGTTTTTCTTGCTTGATCTTAATACAAGAATTTACAAAGATGCCATAGTTGTGTACTGTGGCTACAAGGTACCCAGGAGCTACTATTCTCCTATTTATTTGTTAGActttgttgtattttatgttgTACCAATGACATTGGCTACCGTCCTCTATGGGCTCATTGCCAGAATATTATTCTTGAATCCCATCCCTTCAGATCCTAAAGAAAGTTCCAAGACTTGGAAAAATGACTCAGCTCATCAGAGCAAAGCTTACAACTCCAAGATGTCCAGCAGGTGTTCTAACAGTACTGTTTCTTCAAGAAGACAGGTAGGAATGTTAAGTAATTTATGAATCATTTAAATCATGAAATCATATGTGTACAATCTTGTGTTTTTATATAGAAAACTacaaagtattctaaatatcatAAATGTACCATTCTTTTAaaacattgaggtccatattcaaaagccatttagacagcataacagttatctgactaaatggcttacctggctatattcggcccttatccagttaaattctagccggataagggctgaatatagccggttagaatttagctggataagacggGGATGTTCCAGGCATGGGCAGGAGGCATGATGGAGAGGAAAGAAGTTAGCCACAAAAGTTAATCTGCTATCTCAGATATTTATCCTTCTAATTTAGATGGATATGTAGCTTTGCCCTGTTACACCCATTCCTCACTCCTGACTTGTCCAGCTAacaacttagctgggtaagtgacTTATCTGCCTCAGTGTTGCCcattgaacatagccagatattcagctgcacgcatgttataaaatccggggtcggcgcgcgcaagggggtgcacacttgtccAGCTAACACTTGTCCAGCTAacaacttagctgggtaagtgacTTATCTGCCTCAGTGTTGCCcattgaacatagccagatattcagctgcacgcatgttataaaatccggggtcggcgcgcgcaagggggtgcacacttgtgcaccttgcacgcgctgagccctaggggagccccgatggcttttcccattccctccgaggccgcttccactcccccccaccttcccctcccttcccctatctaacccgccccccagccctacctaaatccccccccccccacctttgttgtcctttttacgcctgcctcgtgcgggccagctgccggcacaagatcccccggcacggctgcCATGCCGGAGGCCTCAGCCCCAGGAGCGTCCTGGACCAGCACCCCACCCACgtcccctgcccccttcccacccctttttcaaagccccaggtcatactcatgtcccggggcttttgtgtgttgccgagcctatgcaaaataggctcggtgcgcgcaggggcactttctcggggttatgcgcgtaggttacgcatgtaaccctttgaaaatctgcccctttgtgtctgAAATTTGGTCACATAGTATAGACAGCAAACATATAGCAAGCAATTCATATTCAGAACACATACACACTGTCAAACTACATAGtgaaaaaaactaaaattaaagGAATGATTTAGAAGAAAGAATATTTTCCATAAACTCAGTAAATTTAAGTATAATCtaaaaatgtgataaaataatTTTACCATAACTGTGAAAATAGATATCAAAGGAAAATTATACCAAAGACTTAAAATATACTTAATACTAACAAGAATAGATTATATCTAATAAAACCATTTCAGCCATCATATTTTTAAAAGCGTAACTACTATGCTGGAAATGTATCAAATCTAAAAAGTTATTTTGTCTAGAATAATAAATGTAGTTTAAAATATACCGCAATTTTTGTTTGATAATTTAGACAATGAGCATATATAATAAT is from Rhinatrema bivittatum chromosome 2, aRhiBiv1.1, whole genome shotgun sequence and encodes:
- the TRHR gene encoding thyrotropin-releasing hormone receptor — encoded protein: MGNETAMEFNNQTLLQDKKSLEYQVVSIVLVILICGLGIVGNIMVVLVVLRTKHMRTPTNCYLVSLAIADLMVLVAAGLPNITDSVYGSWVYGYIGCLCITYLQYLGINASSCSITAFTIERYLAICHPIKAQFLCTISRAKKIIIFVWAFTSIYCLMWFFLLDLNTRIYKDAIVVYCGYKVPRSYYSPIYLLDFVVFYVVPMTLATVLYGLIARILFLNPIPSDPKESSKTWKNDSAHQSKAYNSKMSSRCSNSTVSSRRQVTKMLAVVVILFAFLWMPYRTLVVVNSFLSNPYHENWFLLFCRICIYLNSAINPVIYNLMSQKFRAAFRKLCKCKQKRSEKPANYSVALNYSVIKESSNGGSPEHFSTELEDITVTDTYLSTTKVSFDDTCFSSKVTFGRT